From one Butyricimonas faecihominis genomic stretch:
- a CDS encoding KdsC family phosphatase — MKLFKEELKKVEAFAFDVDGVFSRHEMNITPEGDLIRTSCTKDGYAMMYCTKKGYPVCIISGGQAPGVRERFEKLGVKDVYLGVANKVEALNEFLQKYNLNPENVMYMGDDIPDYNVMKIVGMPVCPSDACEEIKAISRYISDTPGGLGCVRDVVAQVLKAKGEWMDTQCYVKCM, encoded by the coding sequence ATGAAATTATTCAAAGAGGAATTAAAGAAGGTAGAAGCTTTTGCTTTCGATGTAGATGGAGTTTTTTCACGTCATGAAATGAATATAACACCGGAAGGAGACTTGATTCGTACATCCTGTACGAAAGATGGTTATGCCATGATGTACTGCACGAAGAAGGGATACCCGGTTTGTATCATTTCCGGGGGGCAGGCTCCCGGGGTAAGAGAACGTTTTGAGAAATTGGGTGTGAAGGACGTGTATCTTGGCGTGGCGAATAAAGTTGAAGCGTTGAACGAGTTCTTGCAAAAATATAATCTGAACCCGGAAAATGTGATGTATATGGGAGATGATATACCAGACTACAACGTGATGAAAATCGTGGGTATGCCGGTATGTCCTTCGGATGCGTGCGAAGAGATCAAAGCCATTTCCCGTTATATTTCTGACACGCCCGGGGGCCTTGGATGCGTACGGGATGTCGTGGCTCAAGTACTGAAAGCAAAAGGCGAATGGATGGATACCCAATGCTACGTGAAATGTATGTAA
- a CDS encoding geranylgeranylglycerol-phosphate geranylgeranyltransferase encodes MLEILKLIRLRTIAFTAFTMYAMRFFVVQPVLEKAGFALQMPESNFSLLVIAVCCLVSAAYVINDYFDTKADRISGNRPVIVGKTISRRAAIILHSILNVVAVGIAYYLAREAHHAEIVFLFLIISLVLWFYSSRIKKRFIWGNIVVAILAGLIPLTVITFEIPLLSDVYSDVVLKTHVSFAYVFYWTVCFSYFLFINMLIYEINKDIYSINGDRADGIVTLPVKFGIPATRKVIIGLITIAITSLILFLLFGFTRTLIVWIYFVVALIIPYLFYGYAVLKNDKMKFQLRMIRLIMVLCIGVSVFCKLCE; translated from the coding sequence ATGTTGGAAATTCTCAAGTTAATACGCCTACGAACGATCGCATTCACGGCATTTACCATGTATGCCATGCGTTTCTTTGTTGTCCAGCCCGTGCTGGAGAAAGCTGGTTTTGCCCTGCAAATGCCGGAAAGCAATTTCTCGTTACTGGTAATAGCCGTGTGTTGTCTGGTGTCGGCCGCTTATGTCATAAATGATTATTTTGACACGAAGGCGGACCGTATTTCGGGAAACAGACCCGTGATTGTTGGGAAAACCATTAGCCGCAGGGCTGCAATCATTCTACATTCTATTTTGAATGTTGTGGCCGTGGGAATCGCGTATTATCTGGCGAGAGAAGCTCATCATGCTGAGATCGTATTCTTATTTTTAATTATATCATTGGTATTGTGGTTTTATTCCTCCCGGATAAAAAAACGTTTTATTTGGGGAAATATCGTTGTGGCTATCTTGGCCGGATTAATCCCGCTTACCGTGATTACATTCGAAATCCCGTTATTGAGTGATGTGTACTCGGATGTCGTTTTGAAAACGCACGTTAGTTTTGCCTACGTGTTCTACTGGACAGTATGTTTCTCGTATTTTCTTTTTATTAATATGCTGATCTACGAGATCAACAAGGACATATATAGTATAAATGGCGACCGGGCTGATGGAATCGTTACTTTACCTGTAAAATTTGGTATTCCGGCAACGAGAAAGGTGATCATCGGGTTGATCACGATTGCCATCACATCGTTGATCCTATTTTTGTTATTCGGATTTACACGAACCCTGATCGTATGGATTTATTTTGTTGTAGCTTTGATTATACCATACTTGTTTTACGGCTACGCGGTATTGAAGAATGACAAGATGAAATTCCAGTTGCGAATGATTCGTTTGATTATGGTTTTGTGCATAGGAGTCAGTGTATTTTGTAAGTTGTGTGAATGA
- a CDS encoding Maf family nucleotide pyrophosphatase has translation MMHSIKNYKLILASASPRRQQLMKDAGFTFEVWLKNVEEKYPQELHWENVPEYLSKVKASAFREELKADEVLITADTVVCIHDRILGKPADRKEAISMLQELSGNRHLVVTGVSVTTRTEQLSFSSRTDVFFKRLSNEEIEFYVDTYKPFDKAGAYGIQEWIGYIGIERIEGSFYNVMGLPIQKLYETLRKLQFQ, from the coding sequence ATGATGCATTCTATTAAAAATTATAAATTAATATTGGCCTCCGCATCACCACGGAGACAGCAATTGATGAAAGATGCTGGGTTTACCTTCGAAGTCTGGTTGAAAAATGTTGAAGAAAAATATCCTCAAGAACTCCATTGGGAGAATGTACCGGAATATTTATCGAAAGTAAAGGCCTCAGCCTTTCGAGAGGAGCTAAAGGCTGATGAAGTATTGATAACAGCCGATACGGTAGTTTGTATTCATGACCGGATTTTAGGTAAACCCGCTGACCGGAAAGAGGCTATTTCGATGTTACAGGAGCTATCAGGAAATCGTCACCTAGTGGTAACGGGTGTGAGCGTAACCACTCGTACGGAACAACTTTCTTTCTCTTCACGGACAGACGTGTTTTTCAAGCGTTTATCAAATGAAGAGATTGAATTCTACGTGGACACGTATAAGCCATTCGATAAAGCGGGAGCTTACGGGATTCAGGAGTGGATCGGGTACATCGGGATCGAGCGTATAGAAGGTTCTTTCTATAACGTGATGGGATTACCGATACAGAAATTATATGAAACTTTGCGGAAATTACAATTTCAATAA